The genomic stretch AGACGCCACAGGGATTTCTGCATAGTGGTAGATTACATTTTCAACAGAGTTGCAGAGAAGAGATTAGGATAGATCGGGGGAGAACTTTTTTCCTTCACATCTCTCTCCTGTATAGCAGTTTACAGGTAGATTTTTCAATGTACAAGTCCACTGAGCGGTAGATACGTCATAGAAGTCAAATGGAAGATgttcttgtaattttttctgTGGAATGGAAATATTCCATGTGCTTCCTTAAACGCATCCTTTCGAAATATAGTGATTTTATGTGATTATATGCGGAAATTGTATCCCCAATATCCCCAAGTTATGCGTTGGAGTAAAATTAGCTGCTTCTCAAGCAGCAGCCATTGCCATTGtgaacccctctctctctctcttcacataCAGCTCAGGACATCTCTGGCTACTGAGCCGCCGTCCTAATGCCAGCCTCACCATGGCAGCCTGACCCTACCATTGCCGCCCCTCTCCTGGCCTGTCTCTGTTTGTGGCGAGCTCCCTCGTGAGAGGTGCTGAGCTTTGGTTGTGCGCCACCGTCCCAATGCCTACCTCACCGTGGTTGCCCAACCCTACCGTTGCCGCCCCTCTCCCCGTGCCTGTCTCTGTTTGTGGTGAGCTCCTTTGCAAGAGGCGCTGAGCTTGCAGCCGCTGCGCCAAAGCTCGAGGCCAAGCTCGCAGCGGCTGGCAGCCGCTGCAGGTATCCCTCGGAGCCATGCGAGAACTTCTTTCATCGCTTTTTGCTAAGAAATCGCTCTGGGTGACGTTGATGTCTAATTTTGGATAGTACCGAATGCCTTGAACATCAATTTCTggccttttttccttcttcagtTTGGGCCATGCAAATGATGGCTTTTCGACTATTCATTTTTTCGCCAATTCCCACTCTGTTCGTTCCgctgaaaataataatttataaaacatttttctaatattaatctCTCATATCGCTCAACATCAATtagtcaatgaatttttttttcttatcgacaataatttatgttaaaatatttttttcgagaatattttttgttcgTTGCACTTTCTAAGCaataaaagtaattatttttatgacAATATTTCTAAATTGTTCATTTATCATGAAACAACCagagcttaaaaatttaaaatcgtGATCTAGCGTAAACTTATAATTTTCACATTCGATagagaagttaattttttagtaaaaaaaatacaaaataaaagtaaaaagggACACAACGTTCTCTGGCAACCTGGAAAGCTTgccgaaaaagaagaatttctgaaaaaaaagggcagagaagtttcttaccaaaaaaattgagTGGAAGAAGCCTATCTCTGTCTTATCAGAGCCAGGTTTCGATCCTGGGACCTGTGGGTTATGGGCCCACcacgcttccgctgcgccactctgaTTTTTGTTGACGCTTATCGCTTCCATTCATTTATAACTTTGCTGGTTGGTCTCCGAACTACGGCAGCATTCATCTTTCTTCCTTCGATCGCTTCCAAACATTCGTCTGAACtgaacacagagagagagaggagggatgAGGAGACGACCTGGAATCGGAGGCTTGCAAACGGCGGCAGCTGCTCGGGTTTGTTTCGTTTCTATCCTCATGTTTTCCGTTCTTCTCTGTCGCTGAATCGAACCGGTTCCTTTCCTTTCTCGTTCAAATGGACCCTCATGGTTTTTCCTTGTTATGCGCGAGTAGGATCAATATCGATTGCTCGGAGAGAATGTCGCCAAGATCCGGACCGATCTCATGAAGGAGCAGCTCGCTACCTTCCGCTCCCAGCTCGAAGACTTCGCTCGCAAGCACAAGGTCGCTTCCCATCGCATTATAATGCGCATCCCAAATTTTCGATCTTCTTTGCCCATTTTGTGGCGGTGGGATTCGCAATGACTGGAATGAGAAATCGATGCGGAGAGTACATAGTCAGTTGCATACTTTTCGGATGGAATAGGGTAAAAACGCGGTGATAGTGTTCGATTGCCTGATGTACGTAGGTTTAGTGCTTGCAATTTGTAAGAGCCATAAATGATTTATCGTTCATGATGCGGTGCTGCCCTTCGGGCTGGTTCTGTCAGTTTTTCCTACTTGAATCGTATTCAATGAATCCCCGTTGCTTCTGTACTAGCGACAATATTTCTTTAGTTTGTGAATTAGTTGTGGAAGCTCTCTGCACTTTCCTCCTGTAACTCCCCGTCTCTGATAGATGCCACTTTTGGTTATCTCTGTCTACAAATATAGTTTGTGGCTGCTTTTTTGTATTAGAAGTTGGCTATTGGTGTTTTTGAAGACAAGTCTTGTACCGGTGTTGATGGAGATGCAAGTACTTGATGAGGCATACTTTTTGAACGACAGTTTCACTTCATGTTtaaatttttctgttctttgctTTCTAGCAATTAAATGGACTATGGGGAATGATCAAGCTTCACTAATGATGTGCAGAATGACATTCGCAAGAATCCCGCTTTCAGGTCGCAGTTCCACGAGATGTGTGCAAAAGTTGGAGTTGATCCTTTAGCATCAAATAAAGGTTTTTGGGCTGAGCTACTAGGGATCGGTGACTTCTATTATGAAATTGGTTGGTATTTTCGTCATCTTAGTGCTTCATCGGTAGCTTTATGACATGACTTGTGTTGTAGCTGTAGGTTCTGAAACATGCCAAATATAGGTTGAATTGCACATTGGTGGacatcaaaaactaaaaaaaaaaaaagacgaagaaaAGTAAAAGGGATTTCCTCTCGTCCTCTGCCTTTGTTAGTGTTGATTCTCTTGCTTTGGGGAAACAAAATAGATGGCCATAATATGAGTCAAATGTTTTACAATGATAGGTGGTGAATGGCGATCTGTTTTGAATTTGCGTGGCTTGCTATTCTCCGTAGGTTTTCAAATAATCTACATCACAATATAGAGGTTTCATTTGATTATGGCAAACTTTTCAATGTTATACAGTTGGATGAAACATTCTAGATTTAGAGTGGGGCAGCGGGCTCATCTAAATTTACCTGCAATTAgactgttttttcttctttgaaggGATAAGAGCAATTTTCCCCATTTGATTCAAATAGTCTTCTTTCTCCTTAGAATGCTGGTTGggttgaagcttatgtgtcaGCTCGTCAAAGATTTTCTTATGCTGAATTAATTAGTCAGGGGTGCAAATTGTCGAGATTTGCTTGGCAATGAGAGCCCAAAATGGAGGTTTGATCAACCTGCAGGAGCTCTGCAGTCTTCTTcgtcagaaaagaaaaggcttgAGGGAAGCTGTTTCTGAGGATGATTGCTTGCGTGCCATAAGTAAGCTGAAGGTATCGTGTAATAACTGTCCTCTGCAACTTCTGATCCTATCTTTCATTCTCTACCTTTAAGACTAACATCATCATCTGGTATCATGTTTGTAATTCTAGGAAGACACAGCAGTCATGTGTTTCTTAAGTAATGTTAGCTTTGAATATTTAATACAGGAAACTATAAGGATGGAAAATTTTACCTCACTGAGGCTGTCTGACATTCTGTCCATCTCTATCGAATGTACTGTATATTCTTTATTGGGATGGCTTCCAATGATTGCCTACTGATCTATGATGTGTATGTGTCTCCCTATAAGACGGATTAAGATCAAGTGTTTCCACACATCACAGTAGCTAGTGGAAATACTGCATTTTGTGCCTATCATCTGTTGTGAAAGTCTGGCTTGTTGAATCTTTGATCAATCTGAATTGGTGTTCATCTATGAGCTCCCTTTGTTGCATAATGGTTCAAGTGAAGTAACGTACTTCTCTATATATGTCCCTGTATGTTTGCTCGTGTTAGCATCTTGTTATAACTAGTTTACTCCGTTAACTTAGTTGCATAAATGGCCTTTTTTTGTTTCCAGGTGTTGGGTAGTGGTTTTGAGGTAATATCTGTTGGGAAGAAAAAGCTTGTTCGATCAGTTCCGACTGAGTTGAACAAAGATCATAATGAAATCATTGAGCTCGCTCAGGTACTTTTTCTTGTGGATCTCTCACCTCAAAATTGGAACTCTTCTATCCCCTCTTATTTGATTGCAGATGTAGTTGTCCAATATCTttcagaaaataattaaattggctTTTTCTGTTCTAGCTCTCTTTATTAGTACCTTCATATGAGGAAACTTGAtgaaaaaactctcaatttgCTACGATGTTAGGCTCAGGGTTTCGTGACTGTTGATGAGCTAGAGAGACGGCTGTCCTGGACTTCTGGCCGTGCCATCGATGCACTCGAAACTTTGTTAGAAGTAAGTTTATGTGGGCATTTGAGCAGGTTTCTGTCCTTTTCTACCCCAAAAGGGTTTTGGTGGTTGGGTTGCTTAGGCTTATAAACCATCATCTTGCTGGGCGCAGGAAGGTTTTGCTATGATTGATGATGGACACAGAGACGGCAGACGAAGGTACTGGTTCCCTTGCGTATCATCCATCTCTTCGCTGGGAGGAAATGATGCCTAAAGCGAGGGGCTcccttttcccctcttttttcgGCTTTTTTTTAAGATGGCGGTCGAGACTATGTTCCTTTCGCGATTCAAAGTGATGGGAAAATAGACTTAAAATAAGTCGGTGTGCAGGACAAAAATAGATTCTGTTTTCACCTGCAGCTATTATAGTTCGTCTGTAACTTCACATGTCAATGTACATACATACAATCTGGTTTCTATCTAAAGATAGAGTCGAATACTGATTTTGGTACAAGTTCTCAGATAGTGCGTGCCTCCAAGGTTTGGAGCATCGAGTTATTCTTCCGACATCTTCGCAATTGGCCATTCTTCTCCTGAACGCATTCGTTATATCTCACCGCGATTTTTAGCTTAATTTGGTTTGTCGTATGATTAGATTTGTGAATCTGTCCGTTGCCGGGTCCTACCAGTTTCTTTCTCAAAGCACAAGTCCCACCTCAGAGGACAAGGAAGAGAGAGCATCCAACAATTTCTTAGTTCTATTTCAACATCGTGCCATTAGCGTGCCTTTAAGGATGTCAGATCTACGGCGCGTAAATTCCATCTTTAAATTCCGCGAACTTCTATGTTCTTTGATTCGATTAACTTGATATCTATCCGTCGCATGCGTAATTCATTCTATTTCACATATTTGCGACCAACATATAATAGAATTCGGGAAATTTCACATtactttcatattttgtcagCTCAAGTTGGGGGCATTGCacgatttttcccttccacTGGCAGTAAAGTAGTAAATTTCAGGGAGGGAAATTGAGATGAGTTCTTTTTCAGAGCGATATATAGGAGGGGATGGAAAGGAAACTTCAAGGGGCAAAGTATCATTTTAGCCGTCCCCTTTTGGGACTCGGTTCTTGAGTCAGGCCGGGTTACAACTAAGAACGAACCGGATCGGTTCGGTTGGTTCTTGTCCGTGTCTGCGAAACATCTCAACCGCTCTTTTCGTCCTTCCCAAATGGCAGCTCAATTTCATGCGTTCAAGCAAATATCCAGCGCTCACAAAGCCGCCAAATTTAGGATGGTCGTCATCTGCGTTAACGACACCAACtctgtttcttctctctctctccgatcgCAATggcttcttcaccttcttcgtTTCCGATTGCGCTATTGCTCACCTTCTTCGCCGCCGCTTCCACCATCGCGCCACTCTCTCAGTCCGCGAAATTGCCGTTTCACCCCGAGGACGCGCTTCCTCTGTTGCCGAGGCAGCTCTCATGGCCGATTCTCAACCGCCTTCGTGGCCCCGTGGATCTCTTGCCAACCTTCGTTGGCTCGGCCTCGCCTTCCTCCAATGCCAGCTTGAACTGGAAGGGCGCTTGCTTCTATGAATCCACGGCTTCGATGGAGTTCCACAACAAGAGCGAGAGCGAGTTCGGCGGAGGCACGCTTCACATCAAGGTCCGCTTGGAGTTCTCTTGTCGAATTGATGTTGTTGATCCCGCGAGCGTATTTTTGGTTGTTGTTGGGATTTGGAGCCTTGGGGTTGGTAGATAGTTGGCGATGACTGCGTTAGGTTGCGAATGAATCGAATTTATCGCGAGCCACTCGAACTCTGATTGAGTTTTGTTAGTTTTGACTCGACTTCTTGGTTTGTATCTAACCAAGTGGAGTTGAATGCGATTCCGTGATGCTTTACTTGATTGGTTCGCTATGTGATCAGACAGTAGACTTTCGGTAGATAACTATATCTACGTACttgtgaaaaaaaaacatggataaCGTACTGTTTGAAAATCTTCGATAGATTGAGCTCTTTGTGCTTATGAATTACTTTTGGATAACCATCCAAGCACTAGCATAGCAGTGTAGAGACTACCTTATCAGTCCAGTTCAGTGTCCAGCCTCAACTTTTGGTCCTTGAAACGAGTTTGGATGAAAAACTGCATCGACTCAACTCAGCTCAGCTCTACTGTACCCCCTATATGGAGTAGTAACGTTGCAATTGGCTATGCATTTCAATATAGCGGGTTGGGGAGAAGCAtgtaattttttacatttgcCTGCTCTACTTGATGGTTGATTTGATTCTTTTCCTGGTATCATTATCCTTACAAATTGTTCAATTTTGTTATTAATGGCAAGGCATATATGGCAAGTTCCTCGGGATTTATGGTTGTTGCTCCATCCGTGATTTCAAATGGCGCCACCTATAACCTGTTATTATCTGTGTCATGCTTTTAAGTGGTGACTACTAACTTTGAATTTTATGGGCACTAACACAGGTCAGCAAGGCACACAGTTGGACTTGCATGGATCTTTATGTCTTTGCAACTCCATACCGTGTGACCTGGGATTACTATTTCTTGAGTCGGGAGCATACCCTTGAGTTTAAGGCTTGGGAAGGAAAAGCTGAATATGAATACGTACGTGTGTACTCTCCTTAATAagggattttcatctttttgtcattttttgtagTCATTATCTGGATGTGAACATGGTCCTCTTTTCTACTGAAATCAGGTGAAAAGCAAGGGAGTGTCTATCTTCCTCATGGAAGCTGGGATGCTTGGAACACTTCAAGCTCTGTGGGATGTCTTCCCTTTGTTTACAAATACTGGTTGGGGTGAAAACTCTAACATCGCCTTTCTCGAGAAGCACATGGGTGCTTCATTTGAGGAACGCCCCAAACCCTGGGTGACAAACATAAGTACAGATAATATTCATTCTGGAGATTTCCTTGCAATATCAAAAATCCGTGGGCGGTGGGGTGGCTTTGAGACATTGGAGAAGTGGGTCAGCGGTTCTTATGCCGGTCATTCTGCAGTTTGCTTGAGGGACTCTGAAGGAAAGCTGTGGGTTGGAGAATCGGGGCATGAGAATGAACAGgtaggataaaaaaaatggatggtCTGGTATCTAAGGTGCTTGTGTAGAATAAGTATCGCGTCTGATCCGTCCTTTACCCATCCTAATGGGATCATGCCTTCCTTGGTATGATGCAACTGATTTTTGGTTCGACTTAAGAGTATTTCACCTTTTTTCATGCCAAATTCCTCATCAGCTGCCTTACCCAGTTATTCAAGGGACGAGAAAAGTCATACCTGCTTGACCTGAGTGATCATCATAAAACAGAGGAGGAAAAGTGGTTGCAGAATCTTTGCCTAACTTGCAGATATGTTTTGCATTGCTGCATCCAGTAATTTACTTTGTGTTTCTACCTTCCCATCTCGCTGTGCTGGTCTTTTTCTATTTAGTCTGTTCAATGAAATCTCAGTTTTTAAGCACAAGAGACTTTTTTAGGGTTATGTGGACCGCCAGCCTTTGTGTTAAATGGACTTTGTTCCATGCTAAAATTTAACAGAGCTAGAAATGATTCCCATTTTCCTCATAAGGGGCCGCAATTAGGTGTCAATATAAGATGCTATGCTGATGAGGAGTGAATCTGAGTGGATATGCTATTTCTTATGAGAATGCATCCATTGAAGATAGACTTCAGAAAGAACTTGTGCATCAATGAACAGCAGCTTTCTAGTTTCCATTTGTAGTTGTCTGAGACATGATTCATAAAGCTCATGGTATTTCAAAGTTTCGCCAAGTATGATGACTTTGAAGTgcttttcctctatttttttctccttctagGGCGAAGATATTATCGCATTGTTACCTTGGGATGAATGGTGGGAGTTTGAGCTGAATAAGGATAACTCAGATCCCCATATTGCATTACTTCCCTTGCATCCTGACATGCGGGCCAAGTTCAATGAATCTGCTGCATGGGCATATGCTCGAAGTATGGAAGGACAACCGTATGGTTATCATAACATGATATTTAGTTGGATAGACACAATTGATGGGAACTATCCACCTCCCTTGGATGCTCATCTGGTATCTTTATTTAACTTTATTTCCATATTTATAGTCTATCATACTAAATTAATTGTCACCTATAGGGTCATCTATAGGTTAAATTAATTGTCGCCTATAGGGTCATCTATAGGTTACCTTCCGGTTTATGCTCAGTTGAAAAATGCAGATTCTTGTGTCTTTAAGACATCTAAATAGAAATTCAGATTTACATATTGTGACATGTTATGCGTTTTAAAAGGGTCTCCTTTTCCTCTGGTTTAACTAGTGCAGTGACTGTACAGGTTGCATCTGTTATGACAGTTTGGAATCAATTAAGGCCTTCTTATGCTGCCAACTTGTGGAATGAAGCCTTGAACATGCGACTTGGAACTGAGGTATCATTAACAGTTTGTCTCTGCCAAGGAACTTTGGTTTAGAAAGATACTGTTTAATATTTGATTCTATATGATTTTTATGTGGACTTGAACAGTTCACTAGGACATACCTCACGGATGAGTCAGATACGAGTAATCTTGAGTGTTCATTTAATTAGAGTGATACATTATTAAATCTTTAACTTGTACGCCTAAGGTCCATAATCCGCCTAGAATGTCCTCTAGTAAGGACTTATGTTATGGTGTCATTTAGTAGGAAGCCAAGTGGTTTGACTTCTCTATGTCTGTGATAGTTTGATTTGCCTTAATGCTGGACTGGAGACCATGCACCATTTATCTGGTTGTAAACAGCGCCATCCATCTTCTCCTTGTCAGGTTAACAGTATGCCCCTTCTTTCTAaaatccttttcctttcttggaCTTTGCCATCTGGTTTATTGGGACTCTAATGACACTATGGGTTGGCTTAGATTGAGATCCTAGAGAGAATGGATTGTTTAGGACTAGAGGGATTCCGATGCCCtacatttatttcttcttcttggttttttCTCTTTGCAATTGAGTGATGGGTTGCATCATTAAATATTTATACATAATTCAGCGAAGAGAAATACTCCAGCATCCAACTTTTCTTGTAGTAACTGATTTGCTtcgattttgatttcctttgtcAAAAATAATATCAAGTTTTGTGTTTCCTAGAATAGGTAACGAAAATTAGGGACACGAGGGGATATAGTTGTGAATGggtaagaactcattttttgatggtttaaacttttagaagaAAAATGATCTAACATACATGTCAGGTCATTGAAGGCAACGACATGTATCTCTGGTACTTCTCTGTATGCTTGATGAGATGTGCCAGATGAATCTCAGAAAAGGCAGGTTGAGGATATTAGACATTCCTTGACGACGGATGGGGATCATATGCTTTTCCTTATCCAGCAATAATGGTTGATTTCATGCAGGGTTTGGATCTTCCAGATATTTTAGTGGAGACCGAAAAGCGTGGCTCGTCCTTCGATGAACTGCTTACCATCCCAGAGCAGGATGATTGGCTGTACAGTGATGGAAAGTCAACCTCTTGCATTGCCTTTGTTCTTGAAATGTACAAGGAGGCAGGATTGTTTGGTTCAATTGCGGACTCTATTCAAGTGACGGAATTCACGGTATAGGCAACCATGCACAATGTGCATCCTCTTGTTTGAGTGGATTGTCATTTTATATTGGATACCCGGAGTTAGGTTCTTTCAGGATGTGGATCCCATTTCTTTTCTTAAGGAGAAGAATAGAGAATTGAGTCATTTTACATCATGAGAAAGGAGAAACTAATCAGTTTTATCTGCCCTACGAATTATCCATTCAATTAGAGACATCTCTTTTAGATGCGTCCGGTTTTCTGCTTCTGAAGTTCAAGTTCCTC from Rhodamnia argentea isolate NSW1041297 chromosome 2, ASM2092103v1, whole genome shotgun sequence encodes the following:
- the LOC115731262 gene encoding uncharacterized protein LOC115731262 isoform X1 translates to MASSPSSFPIALLLTFFAAASTIAPLSQSAKLPFHPEDALPLLPRQLSWPILNRLRGPVDLLPTFVGSASPSSNASLNWKGACFYESTASMEFHNKSESEFGGGTLHIKVSKAHSWTCMDLYVFATPYRVTWDYYFLSREHTLEFKAWEGKAEYEYVKSKGVSIFLMEAGMLGTLQALWDVFPLFTNTGWGENSNIAFLEKHMGASFEERPKPWVTNISTDNIHSGDFLAISKIRGRWGGFETLEKWVSGSYAGHSAVCLRDSEGKLWVGESGHENEQGEDIIALLPWDEWWEFELNKDNSDPHIALLPLHPDMRAKFNESAAWAYARSMEGQPYGYHNMIFSWIDTIDGNYPPPLDAHLVASVMTVWNQLRPSYAANLWNEALNMRLGTEGLDLPDILVETEKRGSSFDELLTIPEQDDWLYSDGKSTSCIAFVLEMYKEAGLFGSIADSIQVTEFTIKDAYMLRFFENNPSRLPTWCNDADDVRLPFCQIRGRYRMELPGYNTMDPYPRMNERCPSRPPKYIRPRNC
- the LOC115731262 gene encoding uncharacterized protein LOC115731262 isoform X2, with amino-acid sequence MASSPSSFPIALLLTFFAAASTIAPLSQSAKLPFHPEDALPLLPRQLSWPILNRLRGPVDLLPTFVGSASPSSNASLNWKGACFYESTASMEFHNKSESEFGGGTLHIKVSKAHSWTCMDLYVFATPYRVTWDYYFLSREHTLEFKAWEGKAEYEYVKSKGVSIFLMEAGMLGTLQALWDVFPLFTNTGWGENSNIAFLEKHMGASFEERPKPWVTNISTDNIHSGDFLAISKIRGRWGGFETLEKWVSGSYAGHSAVCLRDSEGKLWVGESGHENEQGEDIIALLPWDEWWEFELNKDNSDPHIALLPLHPDMRAKFNESAAWAYARSMEGQPYGYHNMIFSWIDTIDGNYPPPLDAHLVASVMTVWNQLRPSYAANLWNEALNMRLGTEVIEGNDMYLWYFSVCLMRCAR
- the LOC115731948 gene encoding vacuolar protein sorting-associated protein 22 homolog 1; the protein is MRRRPGIGGLQTAAAARDQYRLLGENVAKIRTDLMKEQLATFRSQLEDFARKHKNDIRKNPAFRSQFHEMCAKVGVDPLASNKGFWAELLGIGDFYYEIGVQIVEICLAMRAQNGGLINLQELCSLLRQKRKGLREAVSEDDCLRAISKLKVLGSGFEVISVGKKKLVRSVPTELNKDHNEIIELAQAQGFVTVDELERRLSWTSGRAIDALETLLEEGFAMIDDGHRDGRRRYWFPCVSSISSLGGNDA